The Dreissena polymorpha isolate Duluth1 chromosome 2, UMN_Dpol_1.0, whole genome shotgun sequence nucleotide sequence CAGACTTGAAAATTGAAAGATAAGcagtttgaccaagtttcatcaaattgagtcataaatgtgtccTCTGGAGTGGTAAGAAGGCTTTTCTAACTGGTGACCTTAATTCCAAATTGGCTTAGACATTGTCAAGATAAGCATGCTTACTAAGTTTTTATCGATATTGAGTCATACATGTTGCCCCTATAGTGGCATGGGGTTTTGAAAGATTTGATCTGGTGACATGGTTTCCTAGCttttggccaagtttcatgaggatcggatcAACAAAtaaggcatctagagtgttaacgagccAAAAGTTGACCACACGCACACAGCACATTGATTGACATAAGGTTATCACAATTTCTTACCAGAGCATTTTCTGCTCAAGTAAGCTTGAAAAAGATctttaaatgtgtaaatatgtACCACATATCACTAACAATTCTTCTGGGGGCTATAGCCATAAGGCACATTCCTGATGTAGTCAATACAAcgcttcttatactactactatcaattgcatataattacaattacaatCACAGTATTGGTGATTAAAATTGCTATCCAGATCTCCGCAAATATAACACCCATCTAACACAAAGGCACAAACAACATTGACCCCTTTTATATAGAAATGGCAATTTCATTACGATCATTACATTTGATATAGAACGTGATtttggtaaagagttaaaaagTCAGTTTGGTTGGTACCTACAGATAATTTGCATGCTATTGACGTTTTTGAAATAAAGCTCTGGATGTTCAATATAACCCATAATTTTAGGGTTGAGCGTGAAGCTGTCTATATTATTAACATTTGTATCGAAGATGCACTAGTTTCACTTTTAACccttaaatgaattaaatattcgTGTCAATTTATTGAAGAGCAGGAAACCCAGTTTTGTGTGCATTTTGGTTTAACCAATTTGTTAaagcttgattgcattaaaagTCTCAGGCTTATAAAAGCCGCATTTAgggaaaatttggcttaatgcatgtgcacaggcacaggctaatcagggaaattTTTTCGACCAAGACAGGATTTTCATTCAGAAGAGACTACCTTGGCATTTTAAGGCAGGACATTGTGTTAGGTGCTCACAACTGTGCCACAGTTATCCCTTTTCCAATGATAAGGGAACTTActtcagttttatttttttattttaatattttgggcTGTTGTTCGGTCCCATtccaaatgtaacaaaatatccATTTTTCCAAAAATACAGATTGAAATTAACAAGTGAAGGTTTccaaaacaaagaaaaatatatgccattttcagttCAAGTTAAACCatagtaaatgtaatattgaacaaacttttatcctcaatattaaagtatttgttagcaaaaacaaCCACAACACCTATTtctcaattttacttaaaacaagcaaatttgttgaattgatatcccccatcaaataaattttgtttatggatgggtgtagaacaaaaagaaaaggtataaatgAATTgttgtgccttttgtcaattattgtttttaactcatttgtacctgtgatgAGTTTGCAGACAATTAAATGCAGATAgcatatttttcatgaatcaatTTACTATGGAAAGTTATTACAGAATTCGTttaatgcatagtaaaggaatgactaaataatgaataattcatcaaatttgtgacctttgacctcaatgtatgACCTTGAGCTTAACACCTaagattatgggtgttgaatgtgaagcaacccagatgattgagaacaacatGGCAAGTTttatggctctggctcatgtgttaatggagataaagctctaagcttatattaaaaagcattttttttcaagatacaaagggccataactccattattaacagatgttgtacaatgccatttggtgtgcatcatcatcttatccatatatatactcataccaagtttcaatgaaatccaccaaagcacttccaagatatggctccggacataaaagtgccggccggacagatagacggacggactgacaccgccaaaacaatatcccttcgcctgtggcgggggataataacaacACAgtttttttggcgtagctgtttaaaGCCACTTTTGAACTTACCTGACCTGAccgcggctagacacaaatgaatacacttcatttattctatTGGCTGATTTTAACATACAAccaaaacattgaaaacatgtccgcgtctttttaacactgttttactgcgtgttcagcatgaaacaactgtatctctaatgaaaaggcttgatagatagaacagttttacactcaactcttgacatcaatacggTTTGTGCATGCACCTTTTATTTCCAGATGATTGTCAGCGCCATAGCATTTGTTTTTAAAGGCTgcgttctcatatttagttattactaccgtattgcattctgtgatcacgtatattttagatcatataaatattgttgtttcaTATCCTGATATTTGCTTtgaccaaaatatgttaaattgttttcgaaacatcgaaaataatatgcaaaagtataaagctttaaacaaaccGTCGTTCCGGCAGTATAAAACGTGACCTCACTTTAACGCATTGCATTCCATCTCACAAGGTATAAagttcagttcgcggtcagtacaaGACTCGTTATATAAACTCTATCGCGTTAACCCGGTAAACATGACCGGAAATATCTTCATTgcagatattcagcgatataattatggtatgtcaataaaggattgtttttcaataattccatGATATGTACTagctttgattaatttaataagaattattccaccatagcaACCAATTTACTAAGCATGAGCCCAATAATTCACGATACTATtaacaatcgaatcaaataactGTGTCCGAAAAACCACTTCAACAATACctgtctgttcgaagaacgcatgtattaatatttcaaatatgtacggtttGGCCATATACTCgtatataatcatttaatttatattcttcttgtatatttttgttctttatcaatagaatcgagagcgtttatataagcctaaggctttcgatgcaatcaagcttaaataaataggtttaaactatagaTATATGGTCAACAATATCTAATAATGCGAAGTAAGCCACAAAATCTGGCGCAAGGTTattgatttgcatgtgatgcTGCTATAGAACTGCGTAGAAAAAGGAATTTGCTGTCTcattaatataactctttatctttcatcaaccacaaacacaatcaacgccgtatatctttttgaaagatatttcttgttcgaAATACAAAGAGTCCAAGCCCCATTCTAAAAGTGGTGAAACAAACTATTACTGTTGAGATGTAGTGGCTGGGTGCAGTTGAGAAGCATGGTTTCCTGGGCCTGAACTTGTGAGGATAAGGACCCTATAAACATAAAGAAATATCTTAACAAATcccaacaagatgcgtttgtgaaacacaatatccccgtatatgacgtttgaccttgaaggatgaccttgacccttcaccactcaaaatgtgcagctccatgagatacaaacgcatttcaaatataaaattgctagcttcaatattgcagaagtgacattacatgagcaatttcgacccatatatttgaccttgaaggatgaccttgacctttcaccactcaaaatgtgcagctccatgagatacacatgcatgccaaatatcaagttgctatcttcaatattgcaaaagtattcataaaataagcgatttgggccacatatatttgacctctgaccttgaaggatgaccttgacgtttcaccactcaaaatgtgaagctccatgagatacacatgcatgccaaatatcaagttgccatattcaatattgcaaaagtattcataaaatgagcgattttggccacatatatttgacctctgaccttgaaggatgacattgaccttgacctttcaccactcaaaatgtgcagctccatgagatacacacgcatttcaaatataaaattgctagcttcaatattgcagaagtgacattacatgagcaatttcgacccatatatttgaccttgaaggatgaccttgacctttcaccactcacaatgtgcagctccatgagatacacatgcatgccaaatatcaagttgctatcttccatattgcaaaagtattcataaaataagcgatttgggccacatatatttgacctctgaccttgaaggatgaccttgacctttcaccactcaaaatgtgcagctccatgagatacacatgcatgccaaatatcaagttgccatattcaatattgcaaaagtattcataaaatgagcgattttggccacatatatttgacctctgaccttgaaggatgacattgacattgacctttcaccactcaaaatgtgcagctccatgagatacacatgcatgccaaatatcaagttgctttattcaatatagcaagttattgcaaaatgtttaagttggcgcaaacagaccaaccaacagaccaaccaaccaaccaacagacagggcaaaaaagaatatgtcccccactactatagtgggggacataaaaatatattcaatgaaTTCAGAAATGTCATCATTTACATGGACCAAATATGAACACTTGGGGCTTTGCTGTAAACACAATGTTTATATGACGGTTTTACCAGGATCAGTCAATGATCACTAGGACCtagtttattaataaaacaagggacaaaattgtcacaaaaccaggttttcattgtgaaaaaaaaatctgataaagggagaaaactcaaactgaacttttgaaatgaacaaacaaaataaaccccctttgtaagtttgtttttaaaaaaaatctatttttagtcgtggcgaccatgacattggagatattgacgtgattctttcgtgcgacacaccgtcccatgatggtgaacaaatgtgccaaatgattttaaaatctcacaataaatgacatagttatggccaggacaagctcatttatggccatttttgacctttgaactcaaagtgtgaccttgaccttggagatatcgacgtaattatttcgcgcgacacaccgtccaatgatggtgaacaaatgtgccaaatgattttaaaatctgacaatgaacgacatagtaatggcccagacaagcttgttccgcccgcccgccagcccgccagccagccagccagccagccagcccgctcgcattcgccaatctaataaccagtttttttccttcggaaaacctggttaacaaactGTGTAAGGGACCTCTAGATTATGCtccatatcaaatataaaatcctTGTAAAACTGGGAAATCCTGGGGGTAAGCCAGTTTTGACCAAAACACATTATTTGGAAACATTTGTCGATGACTCACTTTACACTGTTGCACACCAAACATTAAATCTCTTGGCTATGCAGTTTCaaataagagatgtgttcgtcagaaacacaatgctccctactgcgccgctttgaaataaaatgtatatttatcatttggcaggtatagaaatcatatCCATTTcaagctttttacttcccttggattttgccCAATCCAAcctgggggggggggtctgtagactgTCACatatgaccaagtcagacatcactgacaaccaaggctgTGTTTTATCAAAGAGaccatagccagagttcatcatgtatctatggacataagtccacaggtatgtaatgaaccatACCATTCACACATAAGTACAGGAAAgacatgataattatatcatttaaaaaaactttgacaaatcaatcatttaagttataaataatcaaaataaaaaatctgtacagtaactgtgaaaagaacttaaattgttggtaaggaaatatataatctgacatttataattatataaattacttcccttaaaaataattttctctaacaaatctctattttagtaGCAATTAATAAAAGCCCctaccatgactgtagattcaccactcaaaatgtgcagctccatgagatacacatgtatgccaaatatcaagttgctatgttcaatatttaataattatctccctttaaaccttattacttcccttggatttgtttgtttgaccttagaccttgaaggatgaccttgaccttttaccaagatgtgtttgcgccgctttgatttatttaacaaaaatatataaattggcaggtcagataagtatgtccatttaaagcttattactttcttgaatttgttttttcgaccccgtgacctagtttttgagcctgcatgacccatattcgaacttggcctagatattgtctatatacaacttctgaccaagtttggtaaagatcggatgaaaactatttaaattagagagcggacaggaaaagtgtgacagacagactgatagacGGACAGTGCTAAAACTATATACCAGATAAAAAGCATAAAAAGATGAATAATTCGAACACCCAAGGATTATTCCTGTGAGGtttcattaaattatgttcaGTGGTTCAGGAGGAAATGTCCTTTAACGAAAACGTTGACAGACGAACACAAACACGTCGCCAACGGATGGACTGTGGATTCCAAAGTTTCCAAAATTCATCGAAAGTTTCAGGTCTCTAGTAGCGAAAAGTTCAAGTTAACCGCTACATGATTTAAAAAAGGGGGTTATATCTCCAACTATGTCAGAAAAATCtaataaaaatatgaactttcaCAAGTTCACATGCATTGTTAAATAAATGCAAAGATTGAATCCCTTTAGCACAATACGTTTTTAGTTAGGGCGGCCACACAAGAGTATGGGATCAAAGAACGGATGAAAGGATGGACACAATCACGAATAAGGGTAAATCGTTATACCCTCCTTACCTCATATAGTGGAAACATCAATATATCCGTAGTCTaccaaaaattatttgaatgactgtgaAACGTTTTGCATTACAACCTACCTTGTAGATGAGATAATCTCTGCCCCTGAGCAGGAAAGTGTGGAGCCCCAAGGTTAGAGTGGCTGTACCCTGGGGGTAGGACTTGTTGAGCTTTGCCCCGAATTCCTGGCCCAGGAGCTCGACACCTATACTCGGGAATTGTCCTTGGGCGTCCAGCTCCAGCTCACCAGAGAGCCTGTAATTCTGCTGAGTACCAAACTGTGATGGTATGGGGTCCTGTAAGAACTAGAAAAATTAGATTCCAGTAATGTTATCAGTTTTTTATAGACCCCtacacataaaaatacatttcagtCACAGTAATGGGGTCAGTTAGCTATTCTGTTTCTGGCTTATTTAAGCGCATATACTGATGCCAGCAAATGACAACTGCCGTACCAAAATAAGAGAGAGAATTGTCATATAATTTTTTTCATGACCATTCAATTAACAAGTTATGTGGATGACACAATCCCAAAATATGGCTTTTTCAAAATtcttaaaagaaaacaacatcttcTTATcccattaaaataaattttaatttacatataacTGAAAATGCTTaatcatctataaaaaaaagtgTAATTGCTGTCTAGTCAAACACAAATTTGTAACAATTGTGACGTAGAATATCCCCCAATGCTGCAAGTCAGAATATGTAGCATGATGTTATAGAATGTCTCAGTTTTGTAATCTTTAATGTAGAATGATATAATGTATATACACAACCTCATATGAGAAGGAACAATACCTGAAAGTTTGAAAGCTGAACGTTGAATTGTTAAGTGAACGCCCACAgacagatggaaagacagacagatagacgtcCGTCCAAGGGGATTCCTTTATACCCCAATTAACAGGGGTATAAATATCTTCAGGGCATATCATCACTCCAGTTGCATATCTGTATACTGAAAACCTGGAAAGGTGGTAAAGTGTAGTTTATagatattcttattttaaataaatgtagataattatttcatagaatgtttactgcatttcaataattgtttaacttatcataaacaacatttaataagtatcatgtttaatttatgaaaggggattatttgtaatatacaagtgaaaacaaagaaacaacTTTTGGTTTAGAGGCTGAATTTTGGcacaaaaatgtatgaaaatatgcCCTGACCTTTTATGATTAACACTGATATCAAATCAACacttataagtatttatttactCAGTTTGACCAGTTAAAAAAAagagtcgttccagattagactgtgctgtctgcacaaacagccaggacactttccactttaatggaattttttgttttaaaggcatATTCAGAACACGTGGTCACTAATAAGCCTGGGCAGACTTaacacgcttatctgggacaacactttagcactgtttttccagagcgcagCTAATATACTACCTGTTTTTGTTGCTTATAGGCAGAGATTGTGTGAGTCCCGACAGTGAAGTCGCCAACCAAAAACTGGGAATGTTGGACAGCACTGTTCTTCGTGCGTCAGGTTCTCATTATTCGAGAGCAACGTATCGAGGTCAGTCAAGTTAACAGACGAGTCACTCAGCACCTGCTCTGTCTGTTAGATCCGATTATTTTCGAGGTCAGTCAAGTTAACAGACGAGTCACTCAGCACCTGCTCTGTCTGTTAGATCCGATTATTTTATCTTGAGAGACTTGTCAAGACAGAAGTCAGACTCACCAAGCCACCATGCAAGATGTTCATAGGTGACACGCTGAATtgcttgagcgacttgtagtatttgtgcaagatGTTAATACCTGGAGTGCTGATTTTCTTGAGCGACTTATAGTATTtgtgagatgttcataggtgacGTGCTGAATTTGTTGAAGACTTGTAGTATTTCAAGGGGATGATCATACGTGGCGTGCTGAATGACTTGAACAACTTGTattatttgtgggagatgttcataggtggggtgctgaatttcttgagtgacttgtagtatttgtgtgatgttcataggtggcgtgctgaatttcttgaacgacttgtagtatttgtgggagatgttcatacgtggcgtgctgaatttcttgaacgaCTTGTGGTATTTGTGGGAGAttttcataggtggcgtgctgaatttcttgagcgacttgtagtatttgtgcgagatgttcataggtggtgTGCTGaatcttgagcgacttgtagtatttctGGGAGATGTTCATACGCGGCCTGCCAAATTTTTAAacaacttgtagtatttgtgcgagatgttcatacgtggcgtgctgaatttcttgagcaacttgtagtatttgtgggagatgttcataggtggcgtgctgaaattcttgaacgacttgtagtatttgtgggagatgttcataggtggcgtgctgaatttcttgagcgacaTGTAGTATTTGttggagatgttcataggtggcgtgcagAATTTCTTGACCGACAtgtagtatttgtgcgagatggtcataggtggcgtgctgaatttcttgagcgacttgtagtatttgtgggagatgttcataggtggcatGCAGAATTTCTTGACCGACAtgtagtatttgtgcgagatgGTCATAGGTGgcatgctgaatttcttgagcgacttgtagtattggaagatgttcataggtggcgtgctgaatttcttgagcgacttgtagtatttgttggagatgttcataggtggcgtgcagAATTTCTTGACCGACATGTAGTATTTGTGCTAGATGGTCATAGGTGGcatgctgaatttcttgaacgaCTTGTAGTATTGgaagatgttcataggtggcgtgctgaatttcttgagcgacttgtagtatttgtgggagatgtttataggtggcgtgctgaatttcttgagcgacttgtagtatttgtgggagatgttcataggtggcatgctgaatttcttgagcgacttgtagtatttgtgcgagatgttcataggtggcgtgctgaatctTGAACGACTTGTAGTATTTCTGGGAGATGTTCATACGTGGCCTGCCAAATTTTTAAacaacttgtagtatttgtgcgagatgttcatatgtggcgtgctgaatttcttgagcaacttgtagtatttgtgggagatgttcataggtggcgtgctgaaattcttgaacgacttgtagtatttgtgggagatgttcataggtggcgtgctgaatttcttgagcgacttgtagtatttgtaggagatgttcataggtggcgtgctgaatttcttgaacgaCTTGCAGTTTTTGtgcgagatgttcataggtggcgtgctgaatttcttgagcgacttgtagtttTTGtgtgagatgttcataggtggcgtgctgaatgtctcgagcgacttgtagtatttgtgcgagaAGGGGGTTTGGActgttttcaacatttacttCAACAATGTTCTTCTTCTTGGATAATAATGTAATCTGAAAAGGAAATGGCAAGTAAACTAAAAATAGAGTGTTTTTAGTAACAAACGAATACGTCttgaatacatgtaaatatgCTGTAACACCTTACTTAACACACCTGTTTGTTTAATGCAAAACATTGtttctataattgatatttaggatAGAGAaatgatttttgttcaaagtagCACTCATAATAgcattgtttaaatgaataacgTGAACCCACTTGAAATGTTGTAGCGAGTTGccataattatcttttttttaaacagacataACTTCAAAATGTGAGACTAtaccactttaaatgttacaCAATACaac carries:
- the LOC127869133 gene encoding uncharacterized protein LOC127869133 isoform X1, translated to MNISHKYYKSLKKFSMPPMNISHKYYKSLKKFSTPPINISHKYYKSLKKFSTPPMNIFQYYKSLKKFSMPPMTISHKYYMSVKKFCMPPMNISHKYYKSLKKFSTPPMTISHKYYMSVKKFCTPPMNISHKYYKSLKKFSTPPMKISHKYHKSFKKFSTPRMNISHKYYKSFKKFSTPPMNITQILQVTQEIQHPTYEHLPQIIQVVQVIQHATYDHPLEILQVFNKFSTSPMNISQIL
- the LOC127869133 gene encoding uncharacterized protein LOC127869133 isoform X2; this encodes MNISHKYYKSLKKFSMPPMNISHKYYKSLKKFSTPPINISHKYYKSLKKFSTPPMNIFQYYKSLKKFSMPPMTISHKYYMSVKKFCMPPMNISHKYYKSLKKFSTPPMTISHKYYMSVKKFCTPPMNISNKYYMSLKKFSTPPMNISHKYYKSFKNFSTPPMNISHKYYKLLKKFSTPRMNISHKYYKLFKNLAGRV